The following coding sequences lie in one Vibrio algicola genomic window:
- a CDS encoding Solitary outer membrane autotransporter beta-barrel domain, protein MAHLTTIIAVIVINLTFIALAKASEPVHSRAEQTFSTAVILTNSDVITFGIQDFNPNAITPFQDDNLGDDQSLALRGRVAVTTFPYSWELDGATERFHHQFYVRASYVYFENETKLNQRPDIKADLDINKVYSGYVGYKLTFNITENWRVLYGLGNHFMYYKNKHSYNSSDSESLKPILDGAAYNTSSRAYVAEPNLAFDYKFQRKWGYWRYTTEMNYFYGKSWDKEKRYEAGNPNGWYWMNGVKANYNLSNWAGYIPSMYTSFKRVDLGGDPIASLGTDNYYEFSLGWLLTPPILRDWVDNVGIGININYGSALKGGSIVLFFNQD, encoded by the coding sequence ATGGCGCATTTAACGACAATTATTGCCGTTATAGTAATTAATCTCACGTTTATTGCATTAGCAAAAGCGAGTGAACCGGTGCATTCTCGTGCCGAGCAGACTTTTTCGACCGCGGTTATTTTAACTAATAGTGATGTGATCACTTTTGGTATCCAAGATTTTAATCCCAATGCGATTACCCCTTTTCAAGATGATAATCTGGGTGACGACCAATCTCTTGCTCTTCGTGGCCGTGTTGCAGTCACCACTTTTCCTTATAGTTGGGAACTTGATGGTGCAACAGAGCGTTTTCATCATCAATTTTATGTTCGTGCCTCTTACGTTTACTTTGAAAATGAAACCAAACTGAATCAACGTCCTGATATTAAAGCCGATTTAGATATTAATAAGGTCTACAGCGGTTATGTCGGCTATAAGCTCACCTTTAATATTACCGAGAATTGGCGGGTATTGTACGGTCTTGGTAATCATTTTATGTATTATAAGAATAAGCATTCATACAACAGCAGTGACAGTGAAAGTTTGAAGCCGATCCTAGATGGCGCGGCTTACAATACCTCCAGCCGAGCTTATGTAGCTGAGCCTAACCTTGCATTTGATTATAAATTTCAACGTAAGTGGGGTTATTGGCGCTATACCACGGAAATGAATTATTTTTATGGTAAATCTTGGGACAAAGAAAAGCGTTATGAGGCAGGTAACCCAAATGGCTGGTATTGGATGAATGGTGTTAAAGCGAATTACAACCTGAGTAATTGGGCGGGTTATATTCCGTCGATGTACACCAGTTTCAAACGGGTTGATCTAGGGGGCGATCCGATTGCCTCATTGGGTACAGATAATTATTATGAGTTCTCATTGGGTTGGTTACTCACCCCTCCAATTTTACGTGATTGGGTCGATAACGTTGGGATTGGGATCAACATTAACTATGGCAGTGCATTGAAGGGCGGCAGTATCGTATTGTTCTTTAACCAAGATTAA
- a CDS encoding protein adenylyltransferase SelO — protein MSAWSSATLQYSFHQLTDGFYHAVNPMALNKPEWVDWNADLADLLSLPQEENAQLLAEFSGQTIPQEFRPIAMKYAGHQFGHYNPDLGDGRGLLVAEIKGKDQHFYDLHIKGAGLTPYSRQGDGRAVLRSSIREYLCSEALHHLGIPTSRALGLINSRTPVYREKTETGAICIRVAQSHVRFGHFEHFFYTGQHEQLKQLLDYCIQHYFPEQQHQQKPYLAMFEQVVLSTAQLIAKWNAFGFAHGVLNTDNMSILGQTFDFGPFGFLDAYQPNYICNHSDYQGRYSFANQPNIGLWNLTALAHALSPFIERADLDAALAQYDPELNHEYSQLMRAKTGLNNKQPEDGELFNQLFALMAENKVDYTRFFRQLSMLDLPDLPDQSTQQSKISKNAQQQVLDLFIDRNAAKYWLDKYLTRAEQEPASTEQRCQSMRLANPKYILRNHLAQIAIDKAEDSDYSEVKILMELLKNPYKEQPKYDHYANLPPSWAQDLEISCSS, from the coding sequence ATGTCTGCTTGGTCATCTGCCACATTACAATATTCATTCCATCAACTTACCGATGGTTTTTATCATGCCGTTAACCCAATGGCGCTGAATAAACCGGAATGGGTCGATTGGAATGCGGATTTAGCCGATTTACTTTCTCTGCCTCAAGAAGAAAATGCGCAGTTATTAGCAGAGTTTTCTGGTCAAACTATCCCTCAAGAATTTCGCCCGATTGCAATGAAATATGCAGGGCATCAATTTGGGCATTACAACCCAGATCTAGGCGATGGACGAGGATTGCTAGTGGCAGAGATAAAAGGCAAAGACCAACATTTTTATGATCTTCATATTAAAGGCGCAGGTTTAACGCCCTATTCACGACAAGGTGATGGCCGCGCGGTATTACGCTCTAGCATCCGCGAATATTTATGCTCTGAAGCTTTGCATCATTTAGGAATACCGACCAGCCGAGCATTAGGCTTGATCAATAGCCGTACACCGGTTTATCGTGAAAAGACCGAAACTGGCGCTATTTGTATTCGAGTGGCGCAAAGTCATGTTCGCTTTGGTCACTTTGAACACTTCTTTTATACCGGCCAGCATGAACAGCTTAAACAGTTACTCGATTATTGTATTCAGCACTATTTTCCTGAACAGCAACATCAACAAAAGCCCTACCTCGCCATGTTTGAACAAGTGGTGCTTTCCACCGCTCAACTTATCGCAAAATGGAATGCCTTTGGGTTTGCTCATGGGGTATTAAACACCGATAACATGTCGATCCTCGGCCAAACATTTGATTTCGGACCGTTCGGATTTTTAGACGCTTATCAACCCAACTACATTTGTAACCACTCCGATTATCAAGGGCGATACTCTTTTGCCAATCAACCCAATATTGGTTTGTGGAATTTGACCGCCCTCGCCCATGCACTCTCGCCTTTTATTGAACGTGCCGATCTTGATGCTGCATTAGCTCAATATGACCCCGAACTCAATCATGAATACAGCCAATTGATGCGCGCCAAAACTGGCCTAAACAACAAGCAGCCTGAGGATGGTGAACTGTTTAATCAACTATTTGCTTTAATGGCCGAAAACAAAGTCGATTACACTCGCTTCTTCCGCCAACTGTCGATGCTCGATCTACCAGATCTACCAGATCAATCTACTCAACAATCTAAAATAAGTAAAAATGCTCAACAGCAGGTATTGGATTTATTTATTGATAGAAACGCGGCAAAATACTGGTTAGATAAGTACCTGACGCGAGCCGAGCAAGAGCCAGCAAGCACCGAACAACGCTGCCAATCGATGCGACTGGCGAATCCAAAATACATCCTACGCAATCACCTTGCTCAAATTGCCATCGATAAAGCCGAAGATAGCGATTACAGCGAAGTCAAAATACTAATGGAATTGCTTAAAAACCCGTACAAAGAACAACCAAAGTATGATCATTACGCCAATTTACCACCTTCGTGGGCACAAGATCTTGAGATCAGTTGCTCTTCTTAA
- a CDS encoding DUF3069 domain-containing protein: MSEQQDQVIEESVEDNVDLSTYSPELRHLIEFEQVPEQAIPMVTSIHDVSEEAVRDVWDDLPASAQNILDNFEQFHALISVGQTFSAIDLMQEFETMKMPADMDDAGREEYRASLLDKVLQNCVKDMIKQLKKARRDPILKRDFVEIFAKEK, from the coding sequence ATGTCAGAACAACAAGACCAAGTGATCGAAGAGTCGGTAGAAGACAACGTAGATTTAAGCACTTACTCGCCAGAATTACGTCACTTAATCGAATTCGAACAAGTACCAGAACAAGCCATCCCTATGGTGACCTCAATTCACGATGTATCTGAAGAAGCCGTACGTGATGTATGGGACGATCTTCCTGCCAGCGCACAGAACATCTTAGATAATTTTGAGCAATTTCATGCCTTGATTTCAGTAGGTCAAACCTTCTCTGCAATCGATCTAATGCAAGAATTTGAAACCATGAAAATGCCTGCCGACATGGATGATGCAGGTAGAGAAGAATACCGCGCGTCATTACTAGATAAAGTATTGCAGAACTGCGTAAAAGATATGATCAAGCAGCTTAAAAAAGCACGTCGTGATCCTATTCTTAAGCGTGACTTCGTGGAAATTTTTGCTAAAGAAAAATAA
- a CDS encoding DUF3861 domain-containing protein: MKGHLYKFSIEHKEDSKGNSVEADALEFEVRNHDDIFKIVELMKDKMDLDEVDATAFAIGIKLFGEVMLKNSKNELFKEFKPDFTKFMKELKKK, from the coding sequence ATGAAAGGTCACTTATATAAATTCAGTATTGAGCACAAGGAAGACTCTAAAGGTAATTCTGTCGAAGCAGATGCTTTAGAGTTTGAAGTTAGAAACCACGATGATATCTTCAAGATAGTTGAACTCATGAAAGATAAAATGGATCTTGATGAAGTAGATGCAACAGCCTTTGCTATAGGAATAAAACTTTTTGGAGAAGTTATGCTAAAAAACAGTAAAAATGAACTTTTCAAAGAATTTAAACCTGATTTTACTAAGTTCATGAAAGAACTTAAGAAAAAATAG
- the hchA gene encoding glyoxalase III HchA: protein MLKKLLGLAPKLESDGSYSPSKVALKLATADTTDYKEVAYTSVANPKQKILVLATEQKNMEMKNGKLFSTGNHPVETLVPMLHLRNAGYEFEIATPSGQPAIIEMWAFPKKDEHVNSIYSEYKKQFESPTSLDSLVANGLSAEDYAAVFIPGGHGAMLGLPEDESVGVILNWAHDNDIFTISICHGPAAFLSTCTNDSEFLYHGYKMAVFPDSVDAQSPMIGYLPGKMPWGLSDRLKEFGVVLANSKADNTVCRDRLLITGASPLAADALGKLAVETLTSSRT, encoded by the coding sequence GTGTTAAAAAAATTGTTGGGGTTAGCCCCAAAGCTTGAGTCGGATGGCTCATACTCACCTTCAAAGGTTGCTTTGAAGCTTGCTACAGCTGATACGACAGATTACAAAGAGGTAGCATATACTTCGGTAGCTAACCCAAAGCAAAAAATCTTAGTCTTAGCAACTGAACAAAAGAACATGGAAATGAAAAATGGGAAGCTGTTTTCAACTGGCAATCACCCAGTTGAAACACTTGTACCTATGTTACACCTTAGAAATGCGGGTTATGAGTTTGAGATAGCGACACCTAGTGGTCAGCCTGCAATTATAGAAATGTGGGCATTTCCTAAGAAAGATGAGCATGTAAATTCTATATATAGCGAGTATAAGAAGCAGTTCGAGAGCCCTACGAGTCTAGATAGCCTTGTTGCTAATGGGCTGAGTGCTGAAGATTATGCAGCAGTGTTTATCCCTGGTGGTCACGGTGCAATGCTAGGTCTGCCTGAAGATGAATCTGTTGGTGTTATTCTAAATTGGGCTCATGATAACGATATATTCACAATTTCTATCTGCCATGGTCCTGCCGCTTTTTTATCAACTTGCACGAATGATTCAGAGTTCTTATATCATGGTTATAAAATGGCTGTTTTCCCAGATTCAGTCGATGCACAAAGTCCAATGATTGGTTACTTACCGGGTAAGATGCCGTGGGGGTTGAGTGATAGACTAAAAGAGTTTGGAGTTGTGCTGGCAAATAGTAAAGCAGACAACACAGTGTGTCGTGATCGGTTACTAATTACAGGAGCAAGTCCATTAGCCGCTGATGCGCTAGGAAAATTAGCTGTAGAAACATTAACTTCATCACGCACATAA
- the mog gene encoding molybdopterin adenylyltransferase: MSKAKIGIVTVSDRASQGVYEDLSGKAIIETLNDYLTSDWEPVYQIIPDEQDQIEALLIKMVDEEGCCLVVTTGGTGPAKRDVTPEATEAVCDRMMPGFGELMRSESLKFVPTAILSRQTAGLRGSSLLVNLPGKPKSIRECLDAVFPAIPYCIDLMEGPFLECDESVIKPFRPKAK; encoded by the coding sequence ATGAGCAAAGCAAAAATCGGGATCGTCACGGTAAGCGATCGCGCCAGCCAAGGTGTGTATGAAGATTTATCTGGCAAAGCCATCATCGAGACATTAAATGATTACCTTACTTCTGATTGGGAACCGGTTTATCAAATCATTCCAGATGAACAAGATCAAATCGAAGCCTTACTGATTAAAATGGTCGATGAAGAGGGTTGTTGTTTAGTAGTGACCACTGGCGGCACAGGCCCAGCTAAGCGTGATGTAACCCCTGAAGCTACTGAAGCCGTGTGCGATCGCATGATGCCAGGTTTTGGTGAGTTAATGCGCAGCGAGTCATTAAAGTTTGTACCGACCGCAATTTTATCACGTCAAACTGCAGGCTTACGCGGCAGCAGCTTATTAGTGAACTTGCCAGGTAAACCAAAATCAATCCGCGAATGTTTAGACGCGGTATTCCCAGCCATTCCTTACTGCATCGACCTAATGGAAGGCCCATTCTTAGAGTGTGATGAAAGCGTCATTAAGCCATTTAGGCCGAAGGCGAAGTAA
- a CDS encoding sugar phosphorylase produces the protein MIKNASIAGTSLTEKLCHHLEVIYAGLEQVENHAELAEQLLAIMRIDSATCPSVAHDNATSLWTEKDLIMITYGDTIQQDNEAPLKTLNRFMHQYLKPHINSVHILPFFPYSSDDGFSVIDYSSVNESLGNWQDIEAIASEFDLMSDLVINHCSARSAWFENFTKAEGVGHDYFYTAPPDQDTSQVVRPRTSELLKEVNTRQGTQHVWCTFSHDQVDFDFRNPNVLKAFVEIIRQYLDHGVKTFRLDAVAFLWKQAGSSCINLEQTHEVIRLLRSLIEQARADAIIITETNIPNHENLTYFGNGNEAHAIYNFSLPPLLLNSLITGNCVHLKRWMMGMPPAQRGTTYFNFIASHDGIGLRPAEGLLTDQEIGNLVNTMQQFGGKVSWRTGVNGEQKPYEINVALFDALQGTDKGPDKYGIDRFICAHTIMLGMEGIPGIYIHSLLATSNDYEKVENTNQNRSINRHRWSYIQLVEALEQPHSQHHKVLNKMLDLIEIRTQQSAFDPNATQFTLHLGDSLFGYWRQSVDRSQSIFCVSNMTLDTQSVHLADMNIIQTDTWQDIISRELIEQSVTNIELQPYQTVWITNKVV, from the coding sequence ATGATAAAAAACGCATCCATTGCCGGTACCTCATTAACCGAGAAATTATGCCATCATCTTGAGGTTATTTATGCAGGGTTGGAACAAGTTGAAAATCATGCAGAACTCGCGGAGCAATTACTCGCCATTATGCGAATTGATTCAGCGACCTGTCCAAGTGTTGCTCACGATAATGCCACCTCATTATGGACCGAAAAAGATCTTATCATGATCACTTACGGTGATACTATCCAACAGGATAACGAAGCACCATTGAAAACCCTCAATCGCTTTATGCATCAATATCTTAAACCGCATATTAACAGCGTGCATATTCTGCCATTTTTTCCTTATAGCTCGGATGATGGCTTTTCCGTGATTGATTATTCCAGTGTCAATGAGTCACTCGGAAACTGGCAAGATATTGAAGCAATTGCCTCAGAGTTTGATTTGATGTCGGATTTAGTGATCAATCATTGCTCGGCTCGAAGTGCTTGGTTTGAAAACTTTACTAAAGCAGAAGGGGTGGGACATGATTATTTCTACACCGCGCCACCGGATCAAGATACTTCTCAAGTGGTTCGTCCACGTACTTCTGAGTTATTAAAAGAGGTTAATACGCGGCAAGGAACCCAACATGTGTGGTGTACCTTTAGTCATGATCAGGTCGATTTTGATTTTAGAAACCCAAACGTACTTAAAGCTTTTGTTGAGATCATTCGTCAGTATTTAGATCACGGCGTTAAAACCTTTCGCTTAGATGCGGTGGCTTTTTTATGGAAACAAGCTGGGAGTAGTTGCATTAACCTCGAACAAACCCATGAGGTGATACGGCTGTTAAGAAGTCTCATTGAGCAAGCCCGCGCAGATGCGATAATCATCACTGAAACCAATATTCCAAATCACGAAAACCTCACCTATTTCGGCAATGGCAACGAGGCTCATGCAATTTACAACTTCTCTTTGCCACCCTTATTGCTCAACAGCCTTATTACCGGTAATTGTGTGCATTTAAAACGCTGGATGATGGGAATGCCACCCGCGCAACGTGGAACCACGTATTTTAACTTTATAGCCTCACACGATGGCATTGGTTTAAGGCCCGCAGAAGGGTTATTAACCGATCAAGAAATTGGAAACTTGGTTAATACCATGCAGCAATTTGGTGGCAAAGTATCGTGGCGTACTGGGGTTAACGGCGAGCAAAAACCGTATGAAATAAATGTGGCTTTATTTGATGCGCTACAAGGCACCGACAAAGGTCCAGATAAATACGGCATTGATCGTTTTATCTGCGCGCATACGATCATGCTTGGAATGGAAGGGATCCCTGGGATTTATATTCATAGTTTACTCGCCACCAGTAATGACTATGAAAAAGTTGAAAATACCAACCAAAACCGTTCCATCAATCGTCATCGTTGGTCTTATATTCAACTGGTTGAAGCGCTAGAACAACCTCATTCTCAGCACCATAAAGTATTAAACAAGATGCTCGACTTAATTGAGATACGAACTCAACAATCGGCGTTTGATCCCAATGCGACGCAGTTTACGTTGCATCTCGGTGATTCTTTATTTGGTTATTGGCGACAAAGTGTGGACAGAAGCCAAAGCATATTCTGCGTGAGTAATATGACTCTTGATACCCAAAGCGTGCATCTTGCTGATATGAACATAATTCAAACCGATACTTGGCAAGATATTATTAGTAGAGAATTGATTGAACAAAGCGTCACTAATATTGAACTTCAACCTTATCAAACCGTTTGGATCACTAATAAGGTGGTGTAA
- a CDS encoding glycosyltransferase family protein, giving the protein MADFYQNGIVTTLHNLADRPIDALEAELVQFSEKRPMALILPSLFSELEGDALPKIVDHLTEVPYLSQVVIGLDRANLEQYKHALSFFGKLPQHHRVLWNDGPRLQALDKELAALGLAPKELGKGRNVWYCMGYVLATGKAESVALHDCDIVTYERNLLARLIYPVANPRFNYEFCKGYYARVANGKMNGRVSRLLVTPLLKALKKVTSQTAYLDYMDSFKYSLAGEFSFRRDVLNDIRIPSDWGLEIGVLSEMHRNYASNRICQVDIATTYDHKHQDLSLNDVNAGLSKMSIDITKSLFRKLATQGETFNAETFRSLKATYYRVALDFVEAYHNDAIMNGLELDVHNEEKAVEMFAQNIMTAGQSFMDKPMETPFIPSWNRVISAMPDVMERLKEAVELDNQEFGAML; this is encoded by the coding sequence ATGGCAGATTTTTATCAAAATGGAATTGTAACCACACTTCATAATTTAGCCGACCGACCAATAGACGCTCTCGAAGCGGAATTGGTTCAATTCTCAGAAAAACGGCCAATGGCGTTGATCTTACCCTCGTTATTTTCGGAATTAGAAGGGGATGCACTGCCTAAAATTGTCGATCACTTAACCGAAGTTCCGTACTTATCACAAGTTGTGATTGGTTTGGATCGTGCCAATCTCGAGCAGTACAAACACGCCTTATCTTTTTTCGGTAAATTGCCGCAACATCATCGTGTATTGTGGAATGATGGACCGCGTTTACAAGCATTAGATAAAGAGTTAGCCGCATTAGGTCTAGCACCAAAAGAACTCGGCAAGGGCCGTAATGTCTGGTATTGCATGGGGTATGTGCTCGCAACCGGTAAAGCGGAATCGGTGGCGCTGCATGACTGTGACATTGTCACTTATGAGCGTAATTTATTGGCGCGTTTAATCTATCCAGTCGCCAATCCTCGTTTTAATTACGAATTCTGTAAAGGCTATTATGCTCGAGTTGCCAATGGAAAAATGAATGGGCGTGTTTCACGCTTGTTGGTAACCCCTTTACTTAAAGCATTAAAAAAAGTCACCAGTCAAACCGCGTATTTAGATTATATGGATAGCTTTAAATATTCTCTGGCGGGGGAATTCTCATTTAGACGTGATGTATTAAATGATATTCGTATTCCAAGCGATTGGGGACTAGAGATTGGCGTGCTATCTGAAATGCATCGTAATTATGCCAGTAACCGTATTTGTCAGGTCGATATCGCCACAACCTACGATCACAAGCATCAAGATTTATCGCTTAATGATGTCAATGCTGGCTTATCTAAAATGTCGATTGATATTACCAAATCACTATTTAGAAAACTGGCGACCCAAGGTGAAACCTTTAATGCTGAAACCTTCCGCTCGTTAAAAGCAACCTATTACCGTGTCGCTCTGGATTTTGTCGAAGCTTATCATAACGATGCAATTATGAACGGCTTAGAGTTAGATGTTCATAATGAAGAAAAAGCGGTCGAAATGTTTGCGCAAAATATTATGACTGCAGGGCAAAGCTTTATGGATAAACCTATGGAAACGCCGTTTATTCCAAGTTGGAACAGAGTGATCAGCGCCATGCCAGATGTGATGGAACGTCTGAAAGAAGCCGTGGAGCTTGATAATCAAGAATTTGGAGCGATGCTATGA
- a CDS encoding HAD-IIB family hydrolase, with translation MSQDRNQRHYLMLEQDVHPVIFTDLDGTLLDHDTYSAAEVAPLLHQLQCANIEVIPTTSKTQAELLVLCEQLSLSSPFIVENGAAVYLPVARFKQPPQGTLHIGDYWVKNFSQTCEHWLLILDEIEHEFTGLFTSFHTMSCEYLAQLTGLSQLEAQRAKQRQFGMPVEWLGDRDQKRQFIQRLEAKGATVLEGGRFVHISGEHDKGKAMHWLMEQYKNQHEANAKPLISIALGDSHNDIAMLEKADIAVRIASPHHERPQLTCSHNVIDSTEYGPQGWNSSIRFLLKKHL, from the coding sequence TTGAGTCAAGATCGAAATCAACGTCACTATTTAATGCTTGAACAGGATGTTCACCCCGTCATATTTACGGATTTAGATGGCACCTTACTTGACCATGATACTTACAGCGCTGCTGAGGTCGCACCATTATTGCATCAGTTGCAATGCGCCAATATAGAGGTGATCCCGACCACCAGTAAAACCCAAGCCGAACTGTTAGTGTTGTGCGAGCAGCTTAGTCTATCGAGCCCATTTATTGTTGAGAACGGCGCGGCGGTGTATTTGCCCGTTGCTAGATTTAAACAACCACCACAAGGGACACTCCATATTGGTGATTATTGGGTTAAGAATTTCAGTCAAACTTGCGAACACTGGTTGCTGATCCTTGATGAAATCGAACATGAGTTTACAGGTTTGTTTACCTCATTTCACACGATGTCATGCGAGTATTTAGCGCAATTAACTGGGCTATCGCAACTTGAAGCGCAACGAGCAAAACAACGTCAATTTGGTATGCCGGTTGAATGGCTAGGCGACCGCGATCAAAAGCGTCAATTTATCCAAAGGTTAGAAGCTAAAGGGGCAACCGTCTTGGAAGGTGGCCGCTTTGTACATATATCGGGCGAGCATGATAAAGGCAAAGCCATGCACTGGCTTATGGAGCAGTATAAAAATCAACATGAAGCAAATGCTAAACCATTGATTAGTATTGCACTGGGGGATAGCCACAACGATATTGCGATGTTAGAAAAAGCGGATATTGCCGTTAGGATCGCATCACCGCATCATGAACGACCGCAATTAACGTGCTCACATAATGTTATCGATAGCACAGAATATGGACCGCAAGGTTGGAACAGCTCAATTCGGTTTCTACTGAAAAAACATTTATAA
- the modC gene encoding molybdenum ABC transporter ATP-binding protein ModC, translated as MITLRFEQQLEQFALNIDATIPGAGITAIFGRSGAGKTSVINAISGLKNPTSGRIAKGDQVLFDSELGINQPIEKRNIGYVFQEARLFPHYKVKGNLLYGVKGKIEANKFNQVVELLDLSSLLNRYPADLSGGEKQRCAIARALLSEPDILLMDEPLASLDLPRKQEVMPFLERLSSEVNIPILYVTHSMDEILHLADHMLLIEDGRVKEAGDIETLWRSTSLAAWHNTNELSTLFKGRVKHTHNHYSVTYVELAPQVGVWMSGIQAQAEEILRIRIHASDVSITLEHASNTSIRNILPATVVKVAEVSDASAPVSVLLRLQHDESTVDNNSQDLCLWANITAWAYDDLKLQTGQLVYAQIKGVRLTNKDMARKG; from the coding sequence ATGATCACATTACGTTTTGAACAACAACTCGAGCAATTTGCCCTTAATATTGATGCCACCATTCCTGGCGCTGGGATCACCGCGATTTTTGGCCGCTCTGGCGCAGGTAAAACCAGTGTTATCAATGCAATCAGTGGCTTGAAGAATCCTACATCAGGCCGAATTGCCAAAGGCGATCAGGTTTTATTTGATTCCGAATTAGGCATTAATCAACCAATTGAAAAACGTAACATCGGTTATGTATTTCAAGAAGCACGATTATTTCCTCATTATAAAGTAAAAGGCAATTTACTCTATGGTGTGAAAGGCAAAATAGAAGCGAATAAATTTAACCAAGTGGTTGAATTATTAGATTTATCCAGCTTATTGAATCGTTACCCAGCGGACTTATCTGGTGGCGAGAAACAGCGCTGTGCCATTGCTCGTGCATTACTTTCAGAGCCTGATATTTTATTGATGGACGAACCACTAGCTTCCCTCGATCTACCTCGTAAGCAAGAAGTGATGCCATTTTTAGAGCGTTTATCATCGGAAGTGAATATTCCGATTTTATATGTGACCCACAGTATGGATGAGATCCTACATTTAGCCGATCACATGCTGTTAATTGAAGATGGGCGAGTCAAAGAAGCGGGAGATATCGAGACTTTATGGCGCTCAACGTCATTAGCCGCTTGGCATAATACGAATGAATTGAGTACCTTATTTAAAGGAAGGGTAAAACACACTCATAATCATTACAGTGTCACTTATGTTGAGTTGGCGCCACAGGTTGGGGTTTGGATGTCGGGTATTCAAGCTCAAGCAGAAGAAATATTGCGGATAAGGATCCATGCCAGCGATGTATCGATCACCTTAGAGCACGCATCAAACACCTCTATTCGTAATATTTTACCCGCCACAGTGGTTAAAGTGGCAGAAGTCAGCGATGCCTCTGCGCCTGTATCGGTATTACTACGTTTACAGCATGATGAAAGTACGGTAGACAATAACTCTCAAGATCTTTGTCTGTGGGCAAATATTACCGCTTGGGCATACGATGACCTCAAACTACAAACTGGGCAATTAGTTTACGCACAGATTAAAGGGGTTCGTCTCACCAATAAAGATATGGCGCGTAAAGGATAG
- the modB gene encoding molybdate ABC transporter permease subunit → MALTDYEIQALFLSLKVSFTAVIFLLPVGIFLSWLLVKKEFFGKRLLDSVIHLPLVLPPVVIGYLLLLTMGKQGVVGHWLASTFGLVFSFNWKGAALASAVVALPLMVRAIRLSLINVDPKLEQAARTLGATPLKVFFTITLPLVLPGIITGAMLSFARSLGEFGATISFVANIPGQTQTLPLAMYNFIQTPGAEFQAARLCIISVVIALLSLLCSEWLTKRTQAKLGVTNSAGGAV, encoded by the coding sequence TTGGCGCTAACTGATTATGAAATTCAAGCCTTGTTTTTAAGCTTGAAAGTCTCTTTTACTGCGGTGATCTTTTTGTTGCCAGTCGGGATATTCCTATCTTGGCTATTGGTAAAAAAAGAATTCTTCGGCAAGAGATTACTGGATAGCGTGATCCATCTTCCTTTGGTATTACCTCCGGTCGTGATTGGGTATTTATTGTTACTGACTATGGGTAAACAAGGGGTTGTCGGACATTGGCTGGCCAGCACTTTTGGCTTAGTCTTCAGTTTTAATTGGAAAGGCGCTGCATTGGCCTCGGCGGTCGTCGCATTGCCATTAATGGTGCGTGCCATTCGTTTAAGTTTGATCAATGTTGACCCAAAATTAGAACAAGCGGCGCGAACCCTTGGCGCGACGCCGCTCAAAGTATTCTTTACCATCACGCTGCCACTGGTATTGCCGGGCATTATTACGGGCGCTATGCTGTCCTTTGCCCGCAGTTTAGGAGAATTTGGCGCAACCATTAGTTTTGTTGCCAATATTCCGGGGCAAACTCAAACCCTGCCTTTGGCTATGTATAACTTTATTCAAACCCCTGGCGCAGAGTTTCAAGCCGCGCGTCTATGCATTATTTCAGTGGTGATCGCTCTATTGTCGTTGTTATGTTCTGAATGGCTGACCAAAAGAACGCAAGCTAAGTTGGGTGTCACCAATTCGGCAGGGGGCGCAGTATGA